One part of the Lotus japonicus ecotype B-129 chromosome 2, LjGifu_v1.2 genome encodes these proteins:
- the LOC130736523 gene encoding uncharacterized protein LOC130736523, translating to MKNLVLETYSGKTDPKDHLLYFNTKMVISSASDAVKCRMFPSTFKGTTMAWFTTLPRGSITNFRDFSSKFLVQFSTSKIKQVTIDDLYNVRQSEGETLKQYVRWLSATSVKIEESEPHACARAFKNGLQPGKLNSKLSRKPARSMAEVRARANTYILDEEDDGFKRKRAKMEKDGDHRDVSSMGKQRWGKGESSKRQDKRGKSSKIFVKEQLYPKNESFER from the coding sequence ATGAAGAACCTTGTTCTAGAGACGTACAGTGGGAAGACCGATCCAAAGGATCATCTGCTTTATTTTAACACGAAGATGGTCATAAGCTCAGCTTCCgacgcggtgaagtgcaggatgttcccgTCGACGTTTAAAGGTACAACGATGGCTTGGTTCACAACTCTACCTCGGGGATCTATCACAAATTTTCGCGACTTCTCGTCGAAGTTCCTTGTTCAATTCTCTACGAGTAAGATCAAGCAGGTAACGATCGACGATTTGTATAACGTCCGCCAGTCAGAGGGTGAAACTTTGAAACAATATGTGAGGTGGCTCAGTGCAACATCTGTTAAGATTGAGGAGTCGGAACCGCATGCCTGTGCGCGAGCTTTTAAGAATGGATTGCAGCCGGGGAAGCTGAACAGTAAGTTGAGTCGTAAGCCTGCTCGGTCAATGGCGGAAGTACGTGCTCGGGCTAACACCTACATCttggatgaggaggacgacggtTTCAAAAGGAAGCGCGCAAAGATGGAGAAGGACGGCGACCATAGGGATGTCTCGTCGATGGGTAAACAGAGGTGGGGAAAAGGGGAAAGCAGTAAGCGGCAGGATAAGAGGGGCAAGTCATCTAAAATATTTGTAAAAGAACAACTCTACCCAAAGAACGAAAGCTTTGAGCGTTGA